ACCCGCCGATGTTCGGCACCGACCTGAACACCGAGTACGGCGTCGCCGCCCGGCTGCTCGGGCTCGACGAGGCGGGTGTCGCCGCGCTGGCGAAGAACTCCGTCGAGGCGTCCTTCCTCGACCAGGCCGGCAAGAAGCGGCTGACCGGCGAGATCGACACCTACCTGGCCGCCTGGGACCGCGGCTGACCCGTGGGCCGACCCGGCGGGGGCGGACCGGGTCCGGTCCGCCCCGCATCGGTCCGCCCCCACGCCGCCCCCCGCCGGTCCGCCCCCGCCCGGCCCCCCGCCGCGGGGCCGGGCGGTCCGGCGGCCACCCCGAGCGCCGAGCCGACCATATTGACGAACGGTCGTACCGCTGTTCAGGGCACAATCACGGGCAGACCACGAAAGCAGGCCCCCGTGACACTCACGCCGACCCGTCTGACCCTTGACGACCTGTTCGCCGCCGCCGACCTGACCGCAGCCATCGAGGCCGGGCACGTCACACGCAAGGCGCACCCGTCGCTGCCGATCTCGATCTACACCTACACACCGGTCTGTCAGTACGGGCACATCTGGACGCCCGTCACGATGCGGTGCCGCGGACTGATCGCCGACGACGCGAGTGGCGAGATCGTCGCCCTGCCCTTCCCGAAGATCTTCGTCACGGCCATGCACGGCCGGCACGACTTCGCGCCGACACTGCCCGGCGAGCCGTTCGAGGTCTTCGAGAAGGCGGACGGATCGCTGGCGATCGTGTTCCACCACGCCGGCCGGTGGCACGCCGCGTCGAAGGGGTCCTTCATCTCCGAGCAGGCCCGGTGGGCGCAGCGGGTGCTCGACCGCGCCGACACCGGCGGGCTCGACGAGGGCGTGACCTACCTGGCCGAGGCGATCTATCCGGGCAACCGGATCGTCGTCGACTACGGGGCCCGCCAGGACCTGGTGCTGCTCGGCGCGTACCGCCCGGCCGACGGCACCGAGGTGGAGCTGTCGCAGGCCGCCGCGCACTGGGCGCCGATCGGTTCGGTGGTGCGTTCCTGGGGCTTCGGCTCGGACGTCCCGGAGCTGGAGGAGCGTGCCGCGGCGGACACCTCGATGGACGGCGCACCGGTCGGCGGGACGCAGGAGGAGGGCTACGTCATCCGCTTCGCCTCCGGCGTCCGCGCGAAGCTGAAGCTGAGCGCGTACCTCGGGCTGCACCGCCTGTACACCGGCACCAACGAGCGGACGGTGTGGGAGGCGCTGGCGGCCGGCCGCGAGCCGGGCACGCTGTTCGACCGGGTGCCGGACGAGTTCCGGGACTGGGTCGAGCAGATCGCAACCAGGCAGCGCGAGCAGGTCGCCGGGTTCGTCGCCGGGGTCGAGGCGGAGTTCGCCCGGATCCCGGCCGGCCTGGACCGCAAGGCGTTCGCGGCCGAGGCCGGGAGGGCCTCGCGCCCGGGGGCGATGTTCCGCCTGTACGACGGGCGGGACGTCCTCGACATGGCCTGGAGGTCCGTCAGGCCCCGTGGCGACGCGCCGTTCAAGACCGACGAGGAAGGCTGACCCGTGCCCACCGTGCACCTCACCACCGGCCTGCCCGCGTCCGGGAAGACCACCCGGGCCCTGCAGCTGCTGGCCGACTCCGGCGGCACCGTGCGCCGGGTCAACATGGACGACATCCGCGCGATGCTCGACGGCCACGGCGGCGGCCGGGGCACCTGGACCCACCGCCACGAGAA
The sequence above is drawn from the Kitasatospora sp. NBC_00315 genome and encodes:
- a CDS encoding RNA ligase codes for the protein MTLTPTRLTLDDLFAAADLTAAIEAGHVTRKAHPSLPISIYTYTPVCQYGHIWTPVTMRCRGLIADDASGEIVALPFPKIFVTAMHGRHDFAPTLPGEPFEVFEKADGSLAIVFHHAGRWHAASKGSFISEQARWAQRVLDRADTGGLDEGVTYLAEAIYPGNRIVVDYGARQDLVLLGAYRPADGTEVELSQAAAHWAPIGSVVRSWGFGSDVPELEERAAADTSMDGAPVGGTQEEGYVIRFASGVRAKLKLSAYLGLHRLYTGTNERTVWEALAAGREPGTLFDRVPDEFRDWVEQIATRQREQVAGFVAGVEAEFARIPAGLDRKAFAAEAGRASRPGAMFRLYDGRDVLDMAWRSVRPRGDAPFKTDEEG